In Halobaculum halobium, a genomic segment contains:
- a CDS encoding ABC transporter permease — protein MSGYSLDVDTAKDRLRSEFGRSRRVLGHVLEDNAAKVGVAIILAFGFLGLFGPYIAPYHPIEDTLQQSGSMMRLQEPGGKAVLGTTSFGKDVLSQFLAGARPTLIVGLFGGVGTGVLGFLVGLTSGYFGGRVDEFLMRLTDLTFALPFLPMALVILSFVTPSVWLITAVLVVFLWKMPARVIRSEVMTVKERTFVKSARARGAGHMRTMFLHVAPNVLGIGFLYTAYAVGWSIVAGASLAFLGFGDPTTTSWGRMLQQVFRSGAIRVAWWWVLPPAIGIGAITTAVFLVGRAFEEIVNPDLQTEQE, from the coding sequence ATGTCGGGATACTCACTCGACGTCGACACCGCGAAAGATCGGCTCCGCTCGGAGTTCGGCCGGTCCAGACGGGTGCTCGGCCACGTCTTAGAGGACAACGCGGCGAAAGTCGGAGTCGCGATCATCCTCGCATTCGGCTTCCTCGGCCTCTTCGGGCCGTACATCGCCCCGTATCACCCCATCGAGGACACGCTCCAACAGAGCGGATCGATGATGCGTCTGCAAGAGCCCGGCGGGAAGGCCGTCCTGGGGACGACTTCCTTCGGAAAGGACGTGCTGAGCCAGTTCCTCGCCGGCGCGCGGCCGACGCTCATCGTCGGCCTGTTTGGCGGCGTCGGGACGGGCGTTCTGGGCTTCCTCGTCGGTCTCACGAGCGGCTACTTCGGCGGCCGTGTCGACGAGTTCCTGATGCGGCTGACGGACCTGACGTTCGCGCTCCCGTTCCTGCCGATGGCGCTGGTGATCCTCTCGTTCGTGACGCCGAGCGTCTGGCTGATCACCGCCGTGTTGGTCGTCTTCCTCTGGAAGATGCCGGCGCGGGTCATCCGGTCGGAGGTAATGACCGTCAAGGAGCGAACGTTCGTCAAATCCGCCCGGGCGCGCGGCGCCGGACACATGCGGACGATGTTCTTACACGTCGCGCCGAACGTCTTGGGGATCGGGTTCCTCTACACCGCATACGCCGTCGGTTGGTCGATCGTCGCCGGGGCGTCGCTCGCGTTCCTCGGCTTCGGCGACCCGACGACCACCTCTTGGGGCCGGATGCTCCAACAGGTGTTCCGGTCGGGCGCGATCCGCGTAGCGTGGTGGTGGGTTCTGCCGCCCGCCATCGGTATCGGCGCCATCACAACGGCCGTCTTCTTGGTCGGACGGGCGTTCGAGGAGATAGTCAACCCAGACCTACAGACGGAGCAAGAATGA
- a CDS encoding dipeptide ABC transporter ATP-binding protein, translating into MSLLEVDDVKITYRLPDSQVHAVNNVSFSIDEGDNYGLVGESGCGKSTLAKSVLGLLDDNGEVQSGSVRFDGRELSDLSEREWQSVRWEEISYIPQSAMDSLDPVMSVGAQIRQAIRKHRNVSKATANERVAEVFEMVGLDPARTGDYPHQFSGGMRQRVTIAMALALDPDLIIADEPTTGLDVIVQDKIIDKLMEIQEEIGSSLLLITHDVGVVAETCDEVSVLYGGKVMEQGDTDRVFRTPTNPYTMGLKNSFPEVDEFDEQAISIPGSLPDLMREPTGCVFRNRCPFATEDCEQGHPPLVETDNGQASACYYTDRADQMRADAADPDTWDIEARDERDRTGGTGDAILETRELEKWFKQPQGILEDLRGDDPDYVKAVNDVNLTVHEGEIVGVAGESGCGKSTLAEVIAALQERTGGEILLDGTPIDELLDRNTKEFRSRVQFIFQDPFDSLNPRQRVRAAVSEPLKIQGVDSEEIDRRVRQTIADVGLEPAEKYLDKLPAQLSGGERQRVAIAQALVLEPQLLICDEPASMLDVSLKANILNILREMADERDIGIVYISHDLASLTQIADRLAVMYLGKIAELGDTEDVVRTPKHPYTASLLAASPKTDPDIDRQRVLLPGEPPNPVNLPDGCNFAPRCPKAGPECRGEEPGRSAFAADDHEAACYFPVEDVETELLERYAEEHDQEVSQAIGDEVTL; encoded by the coding sequence ATGAGTCTACTCGAAGTCGACGACGTGAAGATCACGTATCGGTTGCCGGACAGCCAAGTCCACGCCGTCAACAACGTCTCGTTCAGCATCGACGAGGGGGACAACTATGGACTCGTCGGCGAGTCCGGCTGCGGCAAGTCGACGCTCGCTAAGTCTGTCCTCGGACTCCTCGACGACAACGGCGAGGTCCAGTCGGGAAGCGTCCGATTCGACGGTCGCGAACTGAGCGACCTCTCCGAGCGGGAGTGGCAGTCTGTCCGCTGGGAGGAGATCTCGTATATCCCCCAGAGTGCGATGGACTCGCTCGACCCCGTGATGTCTGTCGGCGCGCAGATCCGACAGGCTATCCGCAAACACCGGAACGTGTCGAAAGCGACGGCGAACGAGCGCGTCGCCGAGGTGTTCGAGATGGTCGGGCTCGACCCAGCACGGACCGGCGACTACCCCCATCAGTTCTCGGGGGGGATGCGCCAGCGCGTCACCATCGCGATGGCGCTGGCCCTCGACCCCGACCTCATCATCGCCGACGAGCCGACGACGGGGTTGGACGTCATCGTCCAAGACAAAATCATCGACAAGCTGATGGAGATCCAAGAGGAGATCGGAAGCTCGCTCCTCTTGATCACTCACGACGTGGGCGTCGTCGCCGAGACCTGCGACGAGGTGTCGGTCCTGTACGGCGGGAAGGTGATGGAGCAGGGCGACACAGACCGGGTGTTCAGAACGCCGACGAACCCCTACACGATGGGGCTGAAGAACTCCTTCCCAGAGGTCGACGAGTTCGACGAGCAGGCCATCTCGATCCCGGGATCGCTCCCGGACCTCATGCGCGAACCGACCGGATGCGTGTTCCGAAACCGATGTCCGTTCGCGACCGAGGACTGTGAGCAGGGACACCCGCCGCTCGTCGAGACCGACAACGGGCAGGCGTCGGCCTGTTACTACACCGACCGGGCCGACCAGATGCGCGCCGACGCCGCCGACCCTGATACATGGGATATCGAAGCCCGCGACGAGCGTGACCGGACGGGCGGGACCGGCGACGCCATCCTCGAGACGCGAGAGCTCGAGAAGTGGTTCAAGCAGCCTCAGGGGATCCTCGAGGACCTTCGCGGCGACGATCCGGACTACGTCAAGGCCGTCAACGACGTCAATCTCACGGTCCACGAAGGCGAGATCGTCGGCGTCGCCGGCGAGTCGGGCTGTGGCAAGTCGACCTTAGCGGAGGTGATCGCTGCGCTCCAAGAGCGGACCGGCGGCGAGATCCTGCTCGACGGGACGCCGATCGACGAGTTGCTCGACCGGAACACCAAGGAGTTCCGGTCGCGGGTACAGTTTATCTTTCAGGACCCGTTCGACTCTCTCAACCCCCGCCAGCGGGTTCGAGCGGCCGTGTCGGAACCCCTGAAGATCCAGGGCGTCGACTCCGAGGAGATAGACCGGCGCGTCCGCCAGACCATCGCGGACGTCGGCCTCGAGCCGGCCGAGAAGTACCTCGACAAGCTCCCGGCCCAGCTTTCGGGCGGGGAGCGCCAGCGGGTCGCCATCGCGCAGGCGCTCGTGCTCGAACCGCAGCTGCTCATCTGTGACGAGCCCGCATCGATGCTCGACGTCTCGCTAAAGGCCAACATCCTCAACATCCTCCGCGAGATGGCCGACGAGCGCGACATCGGCATCGTCTACATCTCCCACGACCTCGCGAGCCTCACCCAGATCGCCGACCGCCTCGCGGTGATGTATCTGGGGAAGATCGCAGAACTCGGCGATACCGAGGACGTGGTCCGCACGCCCAAACATCCCTACACGGCGTCGCTCTTGGCGGCTTCGCCCAAGACCGATCCCGATATCGACCGTCAACGGGTGCTGCTACCCGGTGAGCCGCCCAACCCGGTGAACCTCCCGGACGGATGTAACTTCGCCCCCCGGTGTCCGAAAGCGGGGCCTGAGTGTCGCGGCGAGGAGCCCGGCCGCTCCGCGTTCGCGGCCGACGATCACGAGGCGGCCTGTTACTTCCCGGTCGAGGACGTCGAGACCGAGCTCCTGGAACGCTACGCCGAGGAACACGACCAAGAGGTCTCGCAGGCCATCGGCGACGAAGTGACGCTGTAG
- a CDS encoding acetate--CoA ligase family protein, which produces MPNIDTSAPDAGLAIPELDPLFDPRSVAVVGASPDSFYSGNLVANLLGYGFEGTLYPVNPGRDEVWGRECYDDIDDVPETVDVVVVSVPREYVVDVVAAAGDRGVPSALVLTAGFSEADEEGIELESQLAETAAETGIRVVGPNCIGVMAARGATLTSTCSREPAPGRIGLVSQSGALAFTTFFERAADRDLHFSHIVSTGNEADLTLTDYVAYLAVQETVDVICTYVEGIDDPERFMRVAEQATRIGTPVLTVKVGRSELAEEATLSHTGSLTGSDDAWEAAFDQTGVQRVPDIPDLLSRANAHTAYGAPDGDRVCIASTSGGLASLLADMAAERDLALPAIEGETEQKLLDVEELLTYGGFTNPADIRGYGAEALPAIADAVLSDDAFDAYVFAIGLPGTDERAETIADDLQSIVAAAADPVYVLWTGRKAPEDPTVTPPYARLRESVPVYEDPGRCLDAVASTTTYAADRDRVLGRPPRRERSASTDEPALDLPRGRVLTWEETAPLLDAYDVPVAETRLATDAEEAVAAAAAVGYPVVLKVDSPALPHRTDVGAVELGLESPAAVREAYRDVMDAALAHADESDVAGVLVQPMVGDGVEAILGVAPGDVFGSLVTVGPGGVLVEALDESTTLVPPFSRDDARRAVEQTALADLLTDRRGDEPLSVDAVVDVLVNLGELATSVETVAELDLNPVVVTEDGPVAVDALVRTRD; this is translated from the coding sequence ATGCCAAACATCGACACGTCGGCACCGGACGCAGGGCTCGCGATCCCGGAACTCGACCCGCTGTTCGATCCGCGCTCGGTAGCCGTTGTCGGCGCCAGTCCCGACTCGTTCTACTCGGGGAATCTCGTCGCGAACCTCCTCGGGTACGGTTTCGAGGGGACGCTCTATCCCGTCAACCCCGGCCGCGACGAGGTCTGGGGTCGCGAATGTTACGACGACATCGACGACGTGCCCGAGACGGTCGACGTCGTCGTCGTGAGCGTGCCGCGGGAGTACGTCGTCGACGTAGTGGCCGCGGCGGGCGACCGGGGCGTACCGTCGGCGCTCGTCCTCACTGCGGGATTCTCAGAGGCGGACGAAGAGGGAATCGAGCTGGAGTCTCAACTCGCTGAGACGGCTGCCGAGACCGGGATCCGGGTCGTCGGGCCGAACTGCATCGGGGTGATGGCCGCCCGTGGCGCGACGCTCACGTCGACGTGTTCGCGCGAACCTGCGCCCGGACGTATCGGGCTCGTCAGCCAGTCCGGCGCGCTGGCGTTCACCACCTTCTTCGAGCGGGCGGCCGACAGGGACCTCCACTTCAGCCACATCGTCTCGACCGGCAACGAGGCGGATCTGACGCTGACCGATTACGTCGCCTACCTCGCAGTGCAGGAGACGGTAGACGTGATCTGCACCTACGTCGAGGGAATTGACGACCCCGAGCGGTTCATGCGCGTCGCCGAGCAGGCGACCCGCATTGGAACTCCGGTCCTGACGGTCAAGGTCGGGCGCTCGGAACTCGCGGAGGAGGCGACGCTGTCGCACACCGGATCGCTCACCGGGAGCGACGACGCCTGGGAGGCGGCGTTCGATCAGACCGGCGTCCAGCGGGTTCCGGACATCCCCGACCTGCTCTCGCGGGCGAACGCCCACACCGCCTATGGCGCCCCTGACGGCGACCGCGTCTGCATCGCCTCGACCAGCGGCGGCCTCGCGAGCCTCCTCGCGGACATGGCCGCTGAGCGCGACTTGGCGCTCCCCGCCATCGAGGGAGAAACCGAACAGAAACTACTGGACGTCGAGGAACTCTTGACCTACGGTGGGTTCACCAACCCCGCGGACATCCGCGGGTACGGCGCAGAGGCGCTTCCAGCGATCGCCGACGCGGTGCTGTCTGACGACGCCTTCGACGCCTACGTCTTCGCCATCGGCCTCCCGGGGACCGACGAGCGCGCGGAGACTATCGCCGACGATCTACAGTCCATCGTCGCGGCCGCCGCCGACCCGGTGTACGTGCTCTGGACTGGCCGAAAGGCGCCCGAGGACCCGACCGTCACGCCGCCGTACGCTCGCCTCAGGGAGTCGGTTCCGGTGTACGAGGACCCGGGGCGGTGTCTGGACGCGGTCGCGTCGACGACGACGTACGCCGCAGACCGCGACCGCGTACTCGGACGCCCCCCCAGACGCGAGCGCTCGGCGTCCACTGACGAGCCGGCGCTCGACCTTCCGAGGGGGCGCGTCCTGACGTGGGAGGAGACCGCGCCGCTTCTCGATGCCTACGACGTCCCCGTCGCGGAGACACGCCTCGCGACCGACGCCGAGGAAGCCGTCGCGGCCGCAGCGGCCGTCGGCTACCCGGTCGTGCTGAAGGTCGACTCGCCGGCGCTCCCCCACCGAACGGACGTGGGTGCCGTGGAACTCGGCCTCGAGTCGCCCGCGGCCGTCCGGGAGGCGTACCGCGACGTGATGGACGCGGCGCTGGCACACGCCGACGAGTCAGACGTGGCCGGCGTCCTCGTGCAACCGATGGTGGGAGACGGCGTCGAGGCGATTCTCGGGGTCGCCCCCGGCGACGTGTTCGGCTCGCTCGTCACCGTCGGCCCGGGCGGCGTCCTCGTCGAGGCGTTGGACGAGAGCACGACGCTCGTCCCGCCGTTCTCGCGTGATGACGCGCGCCGTGCGGTCGAGCAGACGGCGCTCGCGGATCTGTTGACCGACCGACGTGGAGACGAGCCCCTGTCCGTCGACGCTGTGGTCGACGTGCTGGTGAACCTCGGCGAGTTGGCGACGTCGGTGGAGACTGTCGCCGAACTCGACCTCAATCCCGTCGTCGTCACCGAGGACGGACCGGTGGCAGTCGACGCCCTCGTCCGGACGCGCGACTGA
- a CDS encoding MBL fold metallo-hydrolase, with product MTREIAPGIHWIYEAGPDRTDSWELADRAPEWYEAGREAYVPQCAYLVDGGEETLLFDTLSPASTDHVLAAIDDVVGDRGLDYLVVSHPDVPHAGNALAILEEHPEATLVAPGYGNDHELYRLDDGIHVTEGDRIDVGDRTVEFHEATFLDAPVSVWMTERETETLFPVDWMGFIHLDEERLSFVDELDGSFDPSRLVEFHGRVLFWYQYVDVEKTNAEIDALIEKFDPEIIAPAHGLVIREDATDYMELMKDVTRTIDEQGRIGTLG from the coding sequence ATGACACGCGAAATCGCGCCCGGCATCCACTGGATCTATGAGGCCGGCCCCGACCGAACGGATTCGTGGGAGCTGGCCGACCGCGCTCCGGAGTGGTACGAGGCGGGGCGGGAGGCGTACGTCCCCCAGTGTGCGTACCTCGTTGACGGCGGCGAGGAGACGCTCCTGTTTGACACCCTCTCGCCGGCAAGTACCGACCACGTTCTCGCTGCCATCGACGACGTGGTCGGCGATCGGGGTCTCGACTACCTCGTCGTCTCTCACCCGGACGTCCCCCACGCCGGGAACGCCCTCGCAATCCTCGAGGAGCACCCCGAGGCGACGCTCGTCGCCCCCGGCTACGGCAACGACCACGAACTCTACCGCCTCGACGACGGGATCCACGTCACCGAGGGCGACCGGATCGACGTCGGTGACCGCACCGTCGAGTTCCACGAGGCGACGTTCCTCGACGCGCCCGTGTCGGTGTGGATGACCGAGCGGGAGACGGAGACGCTGTTCCCGGTCGACTGGATGGGATTCATTCACCTCGACGAGGAACGGTTGTCCTTCGTCGACGAACTCGACGGGAGCTTCGACCCGAGCAGGCTCGTCGAGTTCCACGGCCGAGTCCTGTTTTGGTACCAGTACGTCGACGTCGAGAAGACGAACGCGGAGATCGACGCGCTCATCGAGAAGTTCGACCCGGAGATCATCGCGCCCGCCCACGGGCTGGTCATCCGTGAAGACGCCACCGACTACATGGAGTTGATGAAAGACGTGACGCGCACCATCGACGAACAGGGCCGTATCGGCACCCTCGGGTGA
- a CDS encoding MBL fold metallo-hydrolase, which translates to MTVQVTPSVEWINQCYDHEGGHEHVSLYLLRAPEGTVLVDSGSFYHREEITAAVDEATDGDGPDAIVLSHSDYPHAANVSPLGGDTGNVELVASSASPAQQGLPDARKCDIGGSLTIQGREFSFIDPPLADRSHTTWIYDHGDGVLFTADGFGNYHDPGQCDYRSGDFAEGTPAQRVYEYHRDNLVWLRYVAPEKVDRTLDDIFASYDVTAVAPIHGNPIESDDLDTYRDRLRAAMERIASEHPVS; encoded by the coding sequence ATGACGGTCCAAGTCACGCCCAGCGTCGAGTGGATCAATCAGTGTTACGACCACGAGGGAGGCCACGAGCACGTCTCGCTGTATCTCCTGCGTGCACCGGAGGGAACAGTGCTCGTGGACTCAGGGTCGTTCTACCATCGCGAGGAGATCACTGCCGCCGTCGACGAGGCGACCGACGGCGACGGCCCGGACGCCATCGTCCTCTCACACTCGGATTACCCCCACGCGGCGAACGTCTCGCCGCTGGGCGGCGACACCGGGAACGTCGAACTCGTCGCGTCGTCGGCTTCGCCGGCCCAACAGGGGCTCCCGGACGCCCGCAAGTGCGACATCGGCGGGTCGCTGACGATCCAGGGACGGGAGTTCAGCTTCATCGACCCGCCGCTGGCCGATCGGTCGCACACAACGTGGATCTACGATCACGGCGACGGTGTGCTGTTCACCGCTGACGGTTTCGGCAACTACCACGATCCCGGTCAGTGTGACTACCGTTCGGGTGATTTCGCGGAGGGGACTCCCGCACAGCGCGTGTACGAGTACCACCGGGACAACCTCGTGTGGCTCCGCTACGTCGCCCCCGAAAAGGTCGACCGCACGCTCGACGACATCTTCGCGTCGTACGACGTGACCGCGGTGGCGCCGATCCACGGAAACCCGATCGAGTCCGACGACCTCGACACCTACCGGGATCGGCTTCGCGCGGCGATGGAGCGGATCGCGTCCGAGCACCCCGTCTCGTGA
- a CDS encoding HpcH/HpaI aldolase/citrate lyase family protein produces the protein MVRRSLLYSPGDDREMLETAVETDTDAVIFDLEDAVAPDAKAEARRTVRSALDDLTDPTPSIMVRVNPYDRTGRADVDAVVGDVADPPDGIVLPKVDDPATVAALHDRLADLGAGDVDIIPLIETAAGVVAVEEIAAAPGVAAVAYGDQDFTADVGATVTDDKTESLYARQRTVVAAAAAGVDALDTVHTDIEDTTGLREQTEFVADLGFDGKLAIHPGQVPVINEAFTPTSEEIDWAETVLARQDEASEGGSGVFTVDGQMIDPPLVERARTIVRRAEAAGIR, from the coding sequence ATGGTTCGACGCTCGCTGTTGTACTCCCCGGGCGACGACCGCGAAATGCTCGAGACGGCAGTCGAGACAGATACGGACGCGGTCATCTTCGACCTCGAGGACGCGGTCGCGCCGGACGCGAAAGCGGAGGCGCGGCGAACGGTCCGCTCGGCGCTCGATGATCTCACGGACCCAACTCCGAGCATCATGGTCCGCGTCAACCCCTACGACCGGACCGGACGGGCTGACGTCGACGCGGTCGTCGGCGACGTGGCCGATCCGCCCGACGGTATCGTCCTCCCGAAGGTGGACGACCCCGCCACCGTGGCGGCTCTCCACGACCGCCTCGCCGACCTCGGGGCAGGCGACGTCGACATCATTCCGCTGATCGAGACGGCGGCGGGCGTCGTCGCCGTCGAGGAGATCGCGGCCGCACCCGGCGTCGCGGCCGTCGCGTACGGCGATCAAGACTTCACCGCCGACGTCGGCGCGACCGTGACAGACGACAAGACGGAGTCGCTGTACGCCCGCCAGCGGACCGTCGTCGCCGCGGCGGCCGCGGGCGTCGACGCGCTCGACACCGTCCACACCGACATCGAAGATACGACCGGGCTCCGAGAGCAGACCGAGTTCGTCGCCGACCTCGGGTTCGACGGGAAGCTCGCGATCCACCCGGGCCAGGTGCCGGTTATCAACGAGGCCTTCACCCCGACCAGCGAGGAGATCGACTGGGCAGAGACGGTGCTCGCCCGGCAAGATGAGGCCAGCGAGGGGGGATCTGGAGTGTTCACCGTCGACGGCCAGATGATCGATCCGCCGCTGGTCGAGCGCGCCCGGACGATCGTCCGTCGCGCCGAGGCCGCCGGGATCCGATAG
- a CDS encoding dipeptide ABC transporter ATP-binding protein produces MTLLTVEDLAVRYETREGSLHSVNGVSFSIGDGVNYALSGESASGKSTTAKAILGLLPDHAVVESGRIEFEGRDLRSLTSSQRQDLLWEEIAFIPQTAIDALDPVMTVGAQTKQAIQTHRELSEDNADRRARELFETVGLDPERIDDYPHQFSGGMRQRVVIAMALALDPKLIIADEPTTGLDVIVQDKIIDNILQIQEETDSSLLLITHDMSVIAETCDEMSVMYGGTVMEQGRVENLLINPSNPYTMGLKNAFPALDDDGDDLVSVPGKPPSLDESPTGCVFEPRCPFSTEECSTTEPEVEPLPYRDHSVACHNADRAARMRRDAEDAATWGGSTEGSRSDSGEVLLEVDGLCKWYERSESLLGRLPIGGVSPTVTGISSSVRRWYKQRGEILGEVLNDDESHVRAVDGVSLSVSRGEILGVVGESGCGKSTLGQTLALLEKPTRGGFTFDGRSHEHYQDDNLQSFRQKLQIVFQNPYDSLNPRMTVEQLVGEPLTIHDYRRDERDSAVCETLEQVGMAPAERYLDKYPNELSGGQRQRVAIARALVIDPDFLICDEPASMLDVSLQAEVLNLLRSLANTEGIGVLYISHDLASLTQIADQLSIMYLGRFVETGRTERIVSDPKHPYTEALLSAVPETDPRGSRQRVLLDGKPADPEDAPTGCRFSPRCPKSTEQCRSAEPELDVWTGTDHAAACFHPTEDPVTGEAARVGDAADD; encoded by the coding sequence ATGACGCTCCTCACCGTCGAGGACCTCGCGGTGCGGTACGAAACGCGTGAGGGGTCGCTCCACAGCGTGAACGGCGTCTCGTTCAGCATCGGCGACGGAGTCAACTACGCGCTCTCGGGCGAATCTGCATCGGGGAAGTCGACGACTGCGAAGGCGATTCTCGGGCTGTTACCCGACCACGCTGTGGTCGAGTCTGGTCGGATCGAGTTCGAGGGACGGGACCTCCGCTCGTTGACGTCCTCACAGCGACAGGACCTCCTCTGGGAGGAGATTGCGTTCATTCCACAGACGGCCATCGACGCGCTCGACCCGGTGATGACCGTCGGCGCACAGACGAAGCAAGCGATCCAGACGCACCGAGAACTCTCTGAGGATAACGCCGACCGCCGGGCACGCGAACTGTTCGAGACAGTCGGGCTCGATCCCGAGCGGATCGACGACTACCCCCACCAATTTTCGGGGGGAATGCGCCAGCGGGTCGTCATCGCGATGGCGCTCGCACTTGACCCGAAACTGATCATCGCCGACGAGCCGACGACCGGGCTCGATGTGATCGTCCAGGACAAAATCATCGACAACATCCTCCAGATACAGGAGGAAACCGACAGCTCGCTGCTGCTCATCACCCACGACATGAGCGTCATCGCCGAGACCTGCGACGAGATGTCGGTGATGTACGGCGGGACGGTGATGGAGCAAGGTCGCGTCGAGAACCTCCTGATCAACCCTTCGAACCCGTACACGATGGGGCTGAAGAACGCGTTCCCGGCGCTCGACGACGACGGAGACGACCTCGTCTCGGTTCCGGGGAAGCCCCCGAGCCTCGACGAGAGTCCAACCGGGTGCGTCTTCGAGCCGCGCTGTCCGTTCTCGACCGAGGAGTGTTCGACGACCGAGCCGGAGGTGGAGCCACTCCCCTACCGGGATCACAGCGTCGCGTGCCACAATGCCGACCGCGCGGCTCGGATGCGCCGCGACGCCGAGGACGCCGCGACGTGGGGAGGATCCACGGAGGGCTCGCGGTCCGACTCGGGCGAAGTTCTGCTCGAAGTCGACGGGCTCTGCAAGTGGTACGAGCGCTCGGAGTCGCTACTGGGGCGGCTCCCCATCGGCGGCGTCTCGCCGACCGTAACGGGGATCTCGAGCAGCGTCCGCCGGTGGTACAAACAGCGCGGGGAGATCCTCGGCGAAGTGTTGAACGACGACGAGTCGCACGTCCGTGCCGTCGACGGCGTCTCGTTGTCGGTGTCGCGCGGAGAGATCCTTGGCGTCGTCGGCGAGTCCGGCTGTGGTAAGTCGACGCTGGGCCAGACGCTCGCACTCTTAGAGAAGCCGACGCGCGGGGGATTCACCTTCGACGGGCGCTCGCACGAGCACTACCAAGACGACAACCTCCAGTCGTTCCGCCAGAAGCTACAGATCGTCTTCCAAAATCCCTACGACTCCCTAAACCCGCGGATGACCGTCGAGCAGTTGGTCGGGGAGCCGCTGACGATCCACGACTACCGACGCGACGAGCGCGACTCGGCCGTCTGCGAGACGCTCGAACAGGTCGGGATGGCGCCGGCAGAGCGCTATCTGGACAAGTACCCGAACGAACTCTCGGGCGGACAGCGCCAGCGGGTCGCCATCGCCCGTGCGCTCGTCATCGACCCCGACTTCCTCATTTGCGACGAGCCGGCGTCGATGCTCGACGTGTCGCTCCAAGCCGAGGTGCTCAACCTCCTCCGGTCGCTCGCGAACACCGAGGGTATCGGCGTCTTGTACATCTCTCACGACCTCGCGAGCCTCACGCAGATCGCCGACCAGCTGTCGATCATGTACCTCGGGCGGTTCGTCGAGACGGGGCGGACCGAGCGGATCGTGAGCGACCCGAAACACCCCTACACCGAGGCGCTCCTCTCGGCGGTCCCCGAGACCGACCCCCGGGGGAGCCGTCAGCGGGTCCTTCTCGACGGGAAGCCCGCTGATCCGGAGGACGCGCCGACGGGGTGCCGGTTCTCCCCCCGCTGCCCGAAGTCGACCGAGCAGTGTCGGTCGGCGGAGCCCGAACTCGACGTGTGGACGGGGACTGACCACGCGGCGGCGTGTTTCCACCCGACGGAAGACCCAGTGACGGGTGAGGCTGCGCGGGTCGGCGACGCGGCTGACGACTGA